GTTAGCACGGATTACCGCCTCTCGATCTTGGTAGACGCAGAGGTGCTTCTGGATGACGTCCGCTTAATGCGCCGCGATGCGCATGGCGGCGTCCGCGCCCGCCTCTTCGATAGGATTAGGACCATGCTTGCAGGCAAAACGATCATTATCACAGGCTCTGGGTCAGGGATTGGGCGCGCGGCGGCACTCCTTTTTGCGGAAGCTGGCGCTCGGCTTTTGCTGGCCGATCAAAATGAGAGTGGGGTCCAGGAGACCGCGGCGATGGTCACCGACGCGGGCGGCAAGGCGCTTGCCCGCAAAATCGACGTGAGCAAAGAGGTCGAGGTCGTTGCACTCGTGGAAGCGACCCTCGAAACCTATGGGCGCCTCGACGGCGCCTTCAACAATGCCGGCGTACAGATGATTAATAAGCTGGTCGAGGATCTGACGATCGAGGATTGGCACCGCGTCAACGACATCAACGCAACCGGCGTCTTTCTCTGCATGAAGCATCAGATCAAGGCGATGCGAAAGACGGGGGGCGGGGCCATCGTCAATACCGCGTCCGCCAACGCGTCGGTTGCACAGCCCTATTCAGGCGAGTATGTCGCCTCAAAGCACGCCGTGGTTGGTATTACGCGCGGCGCCGCGACGGAGGCCCTCGAGACCGGAGTGCGGGTCAACGCCGTTCTTCCCGGCATGATCAACACGCCGATGATCGCGGGTCTGCTCGAGAGCCCTGAATTCCGGCCGCGCTACGCCGCCGCCCTCGCGCGACACCCGATCGGTCGCTTTGGCGAGCCTGAGGACGTGGCCTACGTCGCACGCTTCCTCCTGTCAGACCAATCCGCCTTCGTGAACGGTGCCGCGATCGCGGTCGACGGGGGCTACACGGCTTGCTGACGGACGACATCAGGAGATGAGATATGATCAAGATGCTCTGCCGGGTGCCCCAATGGTGGGACCACTCACCCCGCGCCAATGTTGGAAATTCGTCCGCTACTGCAAGGGAATGGGCTCGCACATGGTAACGCGCTGATCGGCCGCCCGTTAGCTCCTGCCTTGACGCGGGCGCAGAAATAAATTTGGCATTAGGAGAGATGATTTGGAGAACGTCAGAGCTTTTGGGAATGGTGTGCTCCGGTCAGAGGGCGTAGTTGTTGATAACGATAACGTTGTTATCGGTGGGGGCCGGAATGGTACTCTTTATCAAGCAACGCCCGATGGAATGGTCACAGAGTTCTGCACGCTGCCTAGCGGATCCATTCCCAATGGCATTACAATGGATCGGCAGGGGAATATCATCTACTGCGATTTGGGCAAGCGTGCGATCATCAAGGTTGATCGGCTTGGAAGGCCCACAATGTTCGCGGACCGGGCCGGCGATATAGCTTTAACGCTTCCAAATTTTGCGACCTTCGATGAAGATGGAAATTTGTATGTTTCCATCTCTTCCGAATTGACCATAGAAACAGTATTCGATGAAATTATAAATCCCAAGCCCACCGGCTCATTGGTCAGGTTCAGACCCGACGGCCGAAGCGAGATCGTAGCCACCGGCCTATGGTTTGCCAATGGGCTCGCTATCAATCCTCAGGAGTCTGCGGTTTATGTTCTTCAATCCACACGCGGCGATTGCTTGCGTATTGCCATAAATAAGGATGGATCGTTTGGAAGTCCGGAGATTTACGCCAGCGGTTTTCCGTCGCATCCAGACGGAATGGCGTTCGCGCAGGACGGTACCTTATATGTCACACTTACCGGATATGGCAATGGTGGTGCGTTTAAGGCGGCCGATCAACAATTGATTACCATCGACTCTAATGGAATCTGGGCTCCGTTCATCGATGGTCCTATTGGTATTGACGGTAGCGAACTTCACGTTCCCACAAATTGCGCTTTCGGAGGCCCCGATATGCAGGACCTGTATATTGCCAACGTCGATGGCGACCATTTCAGCCATGTACGCACCGGCGTTTCGGGACACCCTCTCTATCATCAGCGCTAAGAAGACGTATTATTGCCGTGGCGGTGCGATGATATGTTGCTGATGCGGATCAATGCTGATCGAACCATGTTTGCCGCTGCTGAGAGCACATAAAGAAGGCTCCGTAGAGCCCTAATCGCCTCGCACCGTTGGGTTATTTCCTGAGGTGCGCGATAATAACAGTGCCCACGGACGATTGCCCAGGCGTTTGCCGCAAGAATCGGAGTTACATATATGATTCGCACGTCGACAAAGTTGCGCAATCTACTTGGCCAAGGCTTGGTTGTCGCACCTGGTTGTTTTGACCCGCTCTCTGCGCGCCTCGCGCAATTGGCCGGATTCGACGCGGCTTATCTGACGGGACTTGGAGTTGAAGCGTCACAGCTCGGCGCGCCCGATCTGGGGCTGTTGTCGATGAGCGAACTGGTAAGTCATGCCGCGCGTATGACGGCCGCAGTCGAAATACCAATCATTGCCGACATCGACACGGGTTTTGGCGGTGTTCTGAACATACAGCGCACAATTCGTGAAATGGAGCGCGCTGGCGTTGCTGGGATCCATCTCGAAGATCAGTCACTACCGAAACGCTGCCCTCTATTGGCGGGGCGTAAAATCGTTTCCCGCACCGAAGCGCTTGATCGTCTCAAAGCGGCACTCGACGCCCGCACTGATCAAGATTTCCTGATTATCGCAAGGTCGGACGCCGACACCATTTCGTTCGACGAGCTTGTCGAGCGCTGCAATCTCTACCTTGAGGCCGGTGCAGATATGGTAATGCCAATTACGATCTCAATCGAAGGTCAATCTTACTTCAGCCTGTCGCCTGGCGACCAAATGTCTTGGATCAGACAACTGTGCCGCTCGATCAACGGACCGATCATTGGGATGGGAGCGAGCCCACCCATCGGATATACCGCTGCGGACATGGGCGAGGCCGGATACGCTCTGATCATGTCATCGGCAAGCGCGCTGAGTGCGGCCGCGAATGCGATGGCAGCTCTCTTTCGTGAAATGAAGCTTACTGGGACGGATGCCGGCTTTTTCGCAGCAAACCCCGGGCCCTACCACGACCCGCTAGAGTTGATGCGCGCCGTGCGGCTCGATGAATATTTGCTTGCAGAGCAAAAGTATACGCCTCCCACTGCTGATCCGTCGACAAGCGGTAGCATTTTATTAGATTCGCACTCTAATTCGCAGATTTTCGGGAAAACGTAACCGATTGGTTTCGGCCGCCCGGTTCCGGCATGCTTGCCAAAGCCGGCAATTTCCCTCCGACCAACCATCATGACGAAAGCACGAACATGCTGAAGCAGGAAAATACCGGCGCGTTGAAAGATATTCGCGTCATCGAATTGGGCCAGCTGATCGCCGGCCCATTTTGCGGCCAGTTGCTGGGCGATATGGGTGCCGAGGTCATTAAGGTGGAGCCGCCAGGCCAGGGCGATCCGATGCGTGACTGGGGCCTTGGCGAGAAGAAATTGTGGTGGGAGATCATCGGACGTAACAAGAAATCGGTCTCGGCCAATCTGCGCGAGGCCGACGGGCAGGACATCGTCCGCAGGTTGGTCGCCCATGCGGACATCCTTATCGAGAATTTCAAGCCCGGTACGATGGAGAAATGGGGGCTCGGCCCCGATGTTCTGCAAGCGATAAATCCGCGGCTAATCATCGTGCGTGTGTCCGGCTACGGCCAGACCGGACCTTATGCGAGCCGCGCCGGCTATGGTGGGATCGGTGAAGCGATGGGTGGATGGCGCCATATCGTTGGCGACCCCGATCGTCCGCCATCGCGCATGGGCGTCTCGATCGGCGACAGCCTAGCGGCAACCTATGCCTGTATGGGCGCATTGGCCGCGTTGCATGCGCGGGAAGATAGCGGCAAGGGCCAGATCGTCGACAGCGCGCTGTATGAATCGGTGTTGCAAGTAATGGAATCGATGGTGCCTGAATATATGGTGTCGGGGATTGAGCGGAAACGAAGCGGATCTGTCCTTTCCGGGATCGCACCGTCGAACGTCTATCCCTGCAGCGATGGCGAGTATTTGATCGGCGCCAATCAGGATGGCGTGTTCGCCCGCCTCTGCAATGCCATGGGCCGGCCGGAACTGGCAACGGATGATCGTTATGCTAACCATATGGCGCGGGGACGGCACCAGCGCGAGCTGGACGTCCTGATCGCCGATTGGACGCGAACCCTGTCCATCGCCGATGTCGAAGCCGCAATGATCGAACATTCGGTGCCCGCCGGCAAGATCTACCGTGCGATGGAGATGCTCGACGACCCTCATTTCGCGGCGCGTGAGGCTTTGGTCGAGGTCGACAGCCCCCGCTGGGGCAGCTTTAAGATGCAGAACAGCTTTCCGCTGCTATCCGGCACACCGAGCGGCATTCGCAGCTTGGCGCCGGCCGAGATTGGGCAGGATAATGATACCATTTACGGCGAGCTGCTGGGGATGGATGCGGACGAACTCGCGCGGTTGAGGGAAAGCGGAGCCATCTAGAGCCACGAACTCCTTCCGGATCGGCTGGCCATGTTGACCTAATAATCAAATGGCCAACCGCAGCAATCAGCGCCGAAATCGGTAAGCTGTGACTGGATTGTGTCACCGCATAACCTCAATCCAGTTCATCACGATCCGGCAATAACGTCAGCTGAGTTTTCCATCCAAATTTAGCAACCCGCTCTTCACCATTTTTGTCGTTCATTCGGTGTATGCCTGCCAAAGCATTTGGATATCGGCTCAAACCTTAATGATTTGACTTCTTTTTGAATGGGTAAACCTCACCGTCAGGCTTATTTACGACTGTAGATGAGATGAAACGTTCAGCGTGAAAAAGAGAGTCACCAAAAAGTTTGTCAGTGAGGCACATGCGAAGAAAATGCTGTCCGACTTGAAATTCGCTTGTGACACCCAGACCGCCGTGTAGTTGAATCCCCAGTTCGCCAACCCTACGCACGGGCGCTCCCAACTGCATTTTCAGCGCCGAAGCCGCTGTTGACAGGTCTGCACCCGATGCCTCTGCTGCGATTGCTGCAAACACCAAAGACCGCGTCAGTTCTAGCGTCATTTTCATATCCGCCAACCGATGACGGAGCACTTGGAATTGCGAAAGCGGCCCACCAAACTGTTGACGGGTTTTTAAGTGCTCCACCGTAGCTTCGATAACAGCGCGCATACTTCCCAACGCCATCGCGCCGAGCGCAACGATTGATCGATTGAAGGCGTGTTCGATAATTGCAGTGATCTGCGTGTCAGCGATTAGCCTAGCCGGGCAATTATTCATAACAATATCAGCGGATGCCCAACCATCAGCCAAACGAGATACTGTCAATTGAACGTCACTGCTTTCGATCAAGAAAAGAGCCGGGACACCTCCGACGGGTTCAGCCACGACAAGAAGTTGCTCACCACCGCTTGCGCCGTGAACGGCGGATTTTGTACCATTCAGTCGGTAGTTTCCATCAGAGATTGCCGCTGTTGTCTTTACACTGTTCCCGATAGGCTGAACTGGCGCCTCTAAAAGTGCAAGTGCGAACCGTTTTTCGCCTGCCAGTAACGAGGTCAGTTCCGCAGTTCGCCCTGTCGAGGCAAGAATGTCTGCGCATAACACGGCGTTGGCGATCAACGGTTCTACAACCAAAGCTGCCCCCAACGGTTCGAGCAAGGCGAGTATATCGCCCGTGCTTCCCCCAATTCCACCGTTCTTTTCTGACAAACCGATTGCGAGCCAGCCCATCTCAACAAATTGCATCCAAATTGTCTCGTCCACCATTGGACCAGCGGCAATTCGCTTGCGACGGCTGGTATAATCATAGTGGTCTTCGACAAAGCGCAGCGCGCTCGCGCGTATCAAACGCTGTTCTTCGGAAAAACCGAAATCCATAATCATGAATCCAAAAGGGCGCGTGACAGCAAATTACGTTGGATCTCGTCGGAACCCGCGTAGATCGTAGCTGCACGCCGGAAACCTAGATACGACAATGCGGCAGCGGCATCCCTGGCAAATGGATGTGCAGGCGACAACATGATTGGTCCAAGGACATCAACCGCCAACTGCGCAACGGCTTGCTGCAACTCGGATCCGCGCACCTTCAGAATGGAAGCCATCTCATTTGCAGGACAGGACGGATCACCGGCGAGCACACGAAGAATCGACCAGCGCAATGCCTCCAGTTCGATAGCAATGTCCGCAAATCGCCGCTGGAACCACCCTGATTCGACAACCGGCGAGGATTCCACGCCAACTAGACTAGCCAGCGTAGCAATTGTATCAAGATCACGTCGAAGCTCCGGGACTTTTGCGCCGCC
The DNA window shown above is from Sphingomonas paeninsulae and carries:
- a CDS encoding SDR family NAD(P)-dependent oxidoreductase; protein product: MLAGKTIIITGSGSGIGRAAALLFAEAGARLLLADQNESGVQETAAMVTDAGGKALARKIDVSKEVEVVALVEATLETYGRLDGAFNNAGVQMINKLVEDLTIEDWHRVNDINATGVFLCMKHQIKAMRKTGGGAIVNTASANASVAQPYSGEYVASKHAVVGITRGAATEALETGVRVNAVLPGMINTPMIAGLLESPEFRPRYAAALARHPIGRFGEPEDVAYVARFLLSDQSAFVNGAAIAVDGGYTAC
- a CDS encoding isocitrate lyase/PEP mutase family protein, encoding MIRTSTKLRNLLGQGLVVAPGCFDPLSARLAQLAGFDAAYLTGLGVEASQLGAPDLGLLSMSELVSHAARMTAAVEIPIIADIDTGFGGVLNIQRTIREMERAGVAGIHLEDQSLPKRCPLLAGRKIVSRTEALDRLKAALDARTDQDFLIIARSDADTISFDELVERCNLYLEAGADMVMPITISIEGQSYFSLSPGDQMSWIRQLCRSINGPIIGMGASPPIGYTAADMGEAGYALIMSSASALSAAANAMAALFREMKLTGTDAGFFAANPGPYHDPLELMRAVRLDEYLLAEQKYTPPTADPSTSGSILLDSHSNSQIFGKT
- a CDS encoding acyl-CoA dehydrogenase family protein; the encoded protein is MDFGFSEEQRLIRASALRFVEDHYDYTSRRKRIAAGPMVDETIWMQFVEMGWLAIGLSEKNGGIGGSTGDILALLEPLGAALVVEPLIANAVLCADILASTGRTAELTSLLAGEKRFALALLEAPVQPIGNSVKTTAAISDGNYRLNGTKSAVHGASGGEQLLVVAEPVGGVPALFLIESSDVQLTVSRLADGWASADIVMNNCPARLIADTQITAIIEHAFNRSIVALGAMALGSMRAVIEATVEHLKTRQQFGGPLSQFQVLRHRLADMKMTLELTRSLVFAAIAAEASGADLSTAASALKMQLGAPVRRVGELGIQLHGGLGVTSEFQVGQHFLRMCLTDKLFGDSLFHAERFISSTVVNKPDGEVYPFKKKSNH
- a CDS encoding SMP-30/gluconolactonase/LRE family protein, which translates into the protein MENVRAFGNGVLRSEGVVVDNDNVVIGGGRNGTLYQATPDGMVTEFCTLPSGSIPNGITMDRQGNIIYCDLGKRAIIKVDRLGRPTMFADRAGDIALTLPNFATFDEDGNLYVSISSELTIETVFDEIINPKPTGSLVRFRPDGRSEIVATGLWFANGLAINPQESAVYVLQSTRGDCLRIAINKDGSFGSPEIYASGFPSHPDGMAFAQDGTLYVTLTGYGNGGAFKAADQQLITIDSNGIWAPFIDGPIGIDGSELHVPTNCAFGGPDMQDLYIANVDGDHFSHVRTGVSGHPLYHQR
- a CDS encoding CaiB/BaiF CoA transferase family protein — its product is MLKQENTGALKDIRVIELGQLIAGPFCGQLLGDMGAEVIKVEPPGQGDPMRDWGLGEKKLWWEIIGRNKKSVSANLREADGQDIVRRLVAHADILIENFKPGTMEKWGLGPDVLQAINPRLIIVRVSGYGQTGPYASRAGYGGIGEAMGGWRHIVGDPDRPPSRMGVSIGDSLAATYACMGALAALHAREDSGKGQIVDSALYESVLQVMESMVPEYMVSGIERKRSGSVLSGIAPSNVYPCSDGEYLIGANQDGVFARLCNAMGRPELATDDRYANHMARGRHQRELDVLIADWTRTLSIADVEAAMIEHSVPAGKIYRAMEMLDDPHFAAREALVEVDSPRWGSFKMQNSFPLLSGTPSGIRSLAPAEIGQDNDTIYGELLGMDADELARLRESGAI